One Comamonas sp. 26 genomic region harbors:
- the aspS gene encoding aspartate--tRNA ligase, with product MAMRTQYCGLVTEAQMGETVTLCGWVNRRRDHGGVIFIDLRDREGYVQVVCDPDRAEMFKVAEDVRNEFCVQVKGIVRARPAGTTNDKLKSGQIEVLCHELNVLNASVTPPFQLDDENLSETVRLTNRVMDLRRPVMQRNMMLRYKTAIQVRNFLDKLGFIDIETPMLGKSTPEGARDYLVPSRVHDGEFFALPQSPQLYKQMLMVAGYDRYYQITKCFRDEDLRADRQPEFTQIDCETSFLNEEEIRAIFQQMITEVFKTQLDVELGEFPIMTYQDAAHRFGSDKPDLRVKLEFTELTDCMGDVDFKVFSIPATTKGGRVVALRVPGGAAISRGEIDGYTEFVKIYGAKGLAWIKVNEVAKGREGLQSPIVKNLHDAAIAEILKRTGAQDGDLIFFGADKEKIVNDSIGALRLKVGHSEFGKKSGLFENKWAPLWVVDFPMFEHDEENNRWAAVHHPFTSPKDGHEELMVTDPGKCIAKAYDMVLNGWELGGGSVRIHRADVQAKVFAALNITPEDQRAKFGYLLDALQYGAPPHGGLAFGLDRLITLMTGSESIRDVIAFPKTQRAQDLLTQAPSPVDEKQLRELHIKLRNTVVTTTEA from the coding sequence ATGGCAATGCGTACTCAATACTGCGGTCTGGTGACCGAAGCCCAAATGGGCGAAACCGTGACCCTGTGCGGCTGGGTGAATCGCCGCCGTGACCACGGTGGTGTGATCTTTATCGACCTGCGTGACCGCGAAGGCTATGTGCAGGTGGTCTGTGATCCTGACCGCGCTGAAATGTTCAAGGTGGCTGAAGACGTGCGCAATGAGTTCTGCGTGCAGGTCAAGGGCATCGTGCGTGCCCGCCCCGCTGGCACCACCAACGACAAGCTGAAAAGCGGCCAGATCGAAGTGCTGTGCCACGAGCTGAACGTGCTGAACGCTTCCGTCACGCCTCCCTTCCAGCTGGACGACGAGAATCTGTCGGAAACCGTGCGCCTGACCAACCGCGTGATGGACTTGCGCCGTCCCGTGATGCAGCGCAACATGATGCTGCGCTACAAGACCGCGATCCAGGTGCGCAACTTCTTGGACAAGCTGGGTTTTATCGACATCGAAACCCCCATGCTGGGCAAATCCACTCCCGAAGGCGCACGCGACTACCTCGTTCCCTCGCGCGTGCATGACGGCGAATTCTTCGCGCTGCCCCAGTCTCCCCAGCTGTACAAGCAGATGCTGATGGTGGCCGGTTACGACCGCTACTACCAGATCACCAAGTGCTTCCGCGACGAAGACTTGCGCGCTGACCGCCAGCCAGAATTCACGCAGATCGATTGCGAAACTTCGTTCCTGAACGAAGAAGAAATTCGCGCCATCTTCCAGCAGATGATCACCGAAGTCTTCAAGACGCAGTTGGACGTGGAGCTGGGCGAGTTCCCTATCATGACCTACCAGGATGCTGCGCACCGCTTTGGTTCGGACAAGCCTGACCTGCGCGTCAAGCTCGAATTCACAGAGCTGACCGACTGCATGGGCGACGTGGACTTCAAGGTCTTCTCCATTCCTGCGACCACCAAGGGCGGCCGCGTGGTGGCTCTGCGCGTACCCGGCGGCGCTGCGATCTCGCGTGGCGAAATCGACGGCTACACCGAGTTTGTCAAGATCTACGGTGCCAAGGGTCTGGCTTGGATCAAGGTCAATGAAGTGGCCAAGGGTCGTGAAGGCCTGCAGTCGCCCATCGTCAAGAACCTGCACGATGCAGCGATTGCTGAAATCTTGAAGCGCACGGGTGCTCAAGACGGCGACCTCATCTTCTTCGGCGCTGACAAGGAAAAGATCGTCAACGACTCCATCGGCGCCCTGCGTCTGAAGGTCGGCCATAGCGAGTTCGGCAAGAAGAGCGGTCTGTTCGAAAACAAGTGGGCACCCCTGTGGGTGGTGGACTTCCCCATGTTCGAGCATGACGAAGAAAACAACCGCTGGGCTGCTGTGCACCATCCCTTCACATCGCCCAAGGATGGCCATGAAGAGCTGATGGTCACGGATCCAGGCAAGTGCATTGCCAAGGCCTACGACATGGTGCTGAACGGCTGGGAACTGGGCGGTGGCTCGGTGCGTATCCACCGTGCAGACGTACAGGCCAAGGTGTTTGCCGCCCTGAACATCACCCCTGAAGACCAGCGTGCCAAGTTCGGCTACCTGCTGGATGCGCTGCAGTACGGCGCGCCTCCTCACGGTGGTCTGGCCTTCGGTCTGGACCGTCTGATCACGCTGATGACCGGCTCCGAGTCCATCCGTGACGTGATTGCCTTCCCCAAGACCCAGCGCGCCCAGGACTTGCTGACGCAAGCCCCATCGCCCGTGGACGAGAAGCAACTGCGCGAGCTGCACATCAAGCTGCGCAACACCGTGGTGACGACCACCGAGGCCTGA
- a CDS encoding DUF502 domain-containing protein, with protein MFALRKWLIAGLLVIVPLVITLGVLNWIIGTLDQTLAILPEAWQPDKLLGVHIPGFGVILTLLILLIVGGIASNFIGRKLVGWGDALVRRIPVVRSIYSSVKQVSDTVFSDSGNAFRTAVMVQWPREGVWTVAFVTGQPNGEVAALLRDDYVSVFVPTTPNPTGGYFVLVRKSECVELEMSVDAALKYIVSMGVVAPPDLTAIEESKQTTLSHP; from the coding sequence ATGTTTGCATTGCGCAAGTGGCTGATTGCAGGTTTGCTGGTCATCGTTCCTCTGGTGATCACCCTCGGTGTGCTTAACTGGATCATCGGGACACTGGACCAGACGCTGGCCATTCTTCCTGAGGCATGGCAGCCCGACAAACTGCTGGGCGTGCACATTCCTGGCTTTGGCGTCATTTTGACGTTGCTGATCCTGCTGATCGTCGGTGGTATTGCCAGCAACTTCATCGGACGCAAGCTGGTCGGCTGGGGTGATGCACTGGTGCGCCGCATTCCTGTGGTGCGCTCCATCTATTCCAGCGTCAAGCAGGTCTCTGATACCGTTTTCTCTGACAGCGGTAACGCCTTTCGCACTGCGGTCATGGTGCAATGGCCGCGTGAAGGCGTCTGGACCGTGGCCTTTGTCACGGGCCAGCCCAATGGCGAAGTCGCGGCCTTGCTGCGCGATGACTATGTCAGCGTGTTCGTGCCCACCACACCGAACCCCACGGGCGGTTACTTTGTGCTGGTGCGCAAGAGTGAGTGCGTTGAGCTGGAAATGAGTGTGGATGCCGCACTCAAATATATTGTTTCGATGGGTGTAGTGGCTCCGCCAGACCTCACCGCGATCGAAGAATCCAAACAAACAACCTTGTCGCATCCCTAA
- a CDS encoding FmdB family zinc ribbon protein: MPIYAYKCGSCGHAKDVLQKISDAPLTVCPACGAEAFSKQLTAPGFQLKGSGWYATDFKNSGSKPTASTSSSSESAAAPAAEPAPAPAAAPATANS, from the coding sequence ATGCCTATCTATGCATACAAGTGTGGCTCCTGTGGTCATGCCAAGGATGTGCTGCAGAAAATCTCGGACGCGCCGCTGACCGTGTGCCCAGCTTGCGGGGCCGAGGCCTTTTCCAAGCAGCTCACCGCTCCGGGCTTTCAGCTCAAGGGTTCTGGCTGGTATGCCACGGACTTCAAGAATAGCGGCAGCAAGCCGACTGCAAGCACTTCTTCCTCCAGTGAGAGCGCTGCTGCACCTGCAGCGGAACCCGCACCGGCTCCTGCAGCGGCTCCTGCCACTGCCAACTCCTGA